TATCAGCCCAGGGCAACACCCTCACTGCCATTAAGTTAAGGGAATCTCTCCTAAAACAAATAGTTACATCGTTCCCACGCTCCGCGTGGGAATGCATCCCGCGACGCTCCTGCGTCGCGTGTCTCGAAACACGGCACATCCATTGTGGTGATTCCGTTCCATGCGGTCATATACAACAATGACTTCCGGCTTGTCCGTGATCCCCACCAATACGCGACGCAGGAGCGTCGCGGGATGCGTTCCCACGCGGAGCGTGGGAACGATGTAACAGAATTGGTAACTGTTTGTTAGAAAACAGAATTCCTTAACTTAATG
Above is a window of Gammaproteobacteria bacterium DNA encoding:
- a CDS encoding hypothetical protein (Evidence 5 : Unknown function), with the protein product MGTHPATLLRRVLVGITDKPEVIVVYDRMERNHHNGCAVFRDTRRRSVAGCIPTRSVGTM